The Montipora foliosa isolate CH-2021 chromosome 6, ASM3666993v2, whole genome shotgun sequence genome includes the window ccctttcagccccctggggttccctattgacgagtaaaatcgtctggcgttagacagagtaaaatctataagtggcactattgggagttaaaggatTAATTAGTGGAGTACTAAATAAGAGGTGTACATTTTATTGCGTTTAGgtttactccactttttcactccaactccttgaaaacaaagaattaatcggtggatttcacaaaaataaaacaaccccaATTCCACATCTTAGGCTGGCTAAACTTAAATTTACCCtacaaaaatacatatataggagtaaaatcctcttctactttttttctcagaaagtaGAATTAGTAAGTGGGGTAGACTTTACTCAGTATCCCGATAAATAGGAGTAAAATTAACTCCAGCATATTATATTACTCTGTAGGGAGAGTAAAATGTACTCCAGCAAAGTCATTGCCTTTGAATATTAACTAGTACTGAGTAAAAATTACTGTTAGTGGGTGTTAAATTTACTCCTCTTTggagtacattttactccgctttattttactccactttttcatTCCCGCACTGGAGTGaaattaactctttgaaaataacagtgagctacaaatgttgatttttgaggagaggggaaaaccagagtacccccagggaaaaacctctcggagcagagtagagaaccaacaaactcagcccacatatgacgtagaatccgggaatcgatcccgggccacattggtggaaggcgaatgctctcaccagagcccagagtaggggatgaagttcccggtgttgtggctgtccttcgtgagtgtatgggtgggtgggtatagcagttCCAAATCAGCTGTATAGCTGCCAAAACGtagataacaaacaaacaaacaaacaaacaaacagaccaGTTTCTGTGTCATATGATCTCATTTGCCAGTTCAAAAGCATTCTATTGGACCTAATTGCAGAGCTCGAGGTTTTATGCTCGGCAGCCGAACTTACGCCTGagataactgaatagagggtaaagtttttctctgtccttgtatgggcccatttccatcagtagggctaacatggttcatgtgggatagaaatctagcacttcacattactctctattcagttaactctgtttaaaatataagtgctacacagccaacgtttgtataaacgtaacctttccttaccACTGAGAGTTTACCAAAGATTATTGAGGACACtccttttttcgtttttctttggCGGAAGGTTgaaagccgatacaacgtagtgtactatatttcggctggccaaaccagccttatACTAAGGTACAATGACAGTTTACATTGCATTGCTTCTATGtaaatgtatatacatgtagtaaGTGGATGTAGACGTAATACtggcaaaaaaaatgtaataaaatatggtagttacaactaatttgaattcaaatactgagAGTAACGGAAAAAGAACAGAAGAAACTTAAATCTATTATGTTTTTTTGCGTATATTAATCCGTTGGCATCAATtttcctgccttttgaaattaaaagaaagcttcCTTAGCCTTGCGGATTTTATTGGAAAATACTCTTTTGCCGGATAGAAATTAATTGCCGATCTGATCCAACGTACAACGACAGGTTGTTCACGCTTGCTTGAACACTGTTTTGTCGCTGCTCGAAGTTGTCCTCAcggatttttcaaactttccgtATTGAGCAAGACATCGGAATGGGCATAACCTATATTTCTCGTTTGCAGCAGTTTCAGCCGGTTTGCTTACATGTTTTGCCTCTTTTTTCAGACGGacgactgctcaattaatctccccacagaggccaaacaaagttattccgtaagcttcgtccacgtttttaccagaatttcggacggcgggtctaatctgcgacctgcgacctgcagattagacccgccgaatttcggaacgtgatcaccattttcccggAAAAAAATTACCCACTTCAAGGCGACAAATCTCgcttcgaaagagctgaaagaactttctttcgacaaattggctaacatttcGACCAACCAGTTGATTTGAAAggctgtaccatttttccccgggtgagagagttaatccataaatcctatagaacgaaaaatggttccgtgtcccagcactaaccgccactgtcgatgcgcgcaaacgaactgaaatagatttgtgttccccacaaaatttaTCTCGCCCCTACATATGGTCATTCAATTTctaactacttttttctgcttaacgtaagttcacagtacaatctgatcgatcctgaatgcttaaacacttttctgaatacgaaacaccttttgtgttatgtttttagcctttgttgacggatatctacaccgtcaggagacgtccagccgagaattcctgagtcggcttaagctcctcacAAATGGCAGACGAAGTAAGGACGCCATCAGATCATGAATCTATTACTGTGAGTgtaaacctttctttttttgacGAATTTAATAAAAGGTTTCACTTTAAAATAAACATTGCATTAATAATGGAAAAACAGAAACGTCGCGAACAATTGGACATATCTAACCAATTAAGAAATACTGATCCCACAGCATCTCATATTTGTTCGCATGTTGCGTTCAAAGGGCATCAATGTACCAGTTGCTCTGATGTTACAGTTCTAACGAGGCTAAAAGAGAGACTGGCTAGGGGAGGTCGGGTAGACAACGTGCAGAGTACAATACCAACTCTACGGTTCTAACTATAGTCTTGCATGCTTCAAGGTAATGATTCGTCTTGTATGCTTCGTGGAAGTAAAATCCTCTTAAAAGCTCTCCGAAAGTTTGGTAAACGCCAAGCGTACAAAAATGGATTCAGCGCAGAGGACAACAAAACGAAGATGAATTGAAGATCCCTCAAAACATGGATAGTAATGCAGTCACAAGACAAACAGAGATTCATTATGTAAATCATAACACAGGATGGAGTATAGCAGAAAAGGAAGATCCCCAACATCATCATAAGTGCCTGCGTTAAATTCTTCTCCCTGGAAGCCGCTCTGAGTCTTGCACGATTCTCCTCTGATTGTGAGCTCTGTCGTATTGTTTCCACTTCCGAAACCTGCGCTCGCATGCCTCGCAAAACCCGAGCGTAtgtgaaaagaaaaatgattaaaGTCAAAGCTACAGCAGTGTTTGCAAACACAAAGGTATACCTCAAATAGCCAACTTTGAAGTAAACAAACGGCAATGAGCAAGATACAAACCAAATGGAACCTGTGATGAAAATGGCACGTTTAGTGCCGAACCTTGCTCGATATCGTAAAGGGTAGCTTATGGCTGTATAGCGATCCGCTGTCAAAGCAGCGAGGTTCAAAACTGACGCGGTGCAGGAGATAAAGTAAGACATGTGGATCAACCAAACAAATTGACCAATATCAAGAGAAAGGCCCTCGCGAAAGTGAATCAACACAGATATCGGCTCAGTTATCACGCCCACAATCAAGTCTGATACGGCCAGATTCACAACGAAGAAGGTGAAAGGCGTCTTGAGACTTTTATGAGGATCCTTGAAGACAGCAAAGCAGACTAAAAAGTTGCCTGGAATTGTCATTAGGGCAAGGAGCAGAGACAAACTTGCCGTTATGAAGGAAAGAGGTACTGGCGCTCGTACGCTGGCACATGAACTTTCAACACCAGCCATCCTTCGATAACCACTTTGGACCTTGCTGAATTATTGTCTTCCTTCCGATTCCAAAGAAAGAGACCAGATGCTTCAACCAGAAAGTAATTACCAGTACGTCAGTATAAAACAAGAAGCTCGTCGATGTGGTTTTTCCTCAAATTGTTAGGCCTAGCAGGGCTTCGACGTCGTATCTGCAGCTGCTTAAACACGGAAGTAGTATAGTAGTTGGGGGTACTAGCGCATTAatatgaaatttgaataaaacgaagttcaaatacaattttaacAAAGCGCAAAAATAACCAACTTGAAAACAAcaagaaattaattaatatgcatAAACATTTTGCGTTGaagctaataaaaaaataattccatattctttttcaaaaatagaGTGTGTTTAAATATTCACATAATCAATCAAGTGGAACATGAAAAGCAAGCTTGAGCCggcgtgagatcgaagttttcaacccgcaggcgtgagagttggcaggtatacaaTTGTGAAGATTTTCAgtgaaacttttcaaatttgtgaaatCATTTTGCGAAGTTGTATGCATGAAGTGTGTTTAAATATTCGCATAAGTAAATAAAGCAGGAAATTGTGGTGTCTATCCGATTAAAGGACAAGAACTCGTGTTCATAAGAACAACATGTATTTATTCTTGCTTCGCTATCTCACTCCCTTTTCTGCTTTCCTATCCCATAATATACGGAATACTCGTAACTTCCGCTTCCGGTACACTACATCTCCCCCTCACTTATATGAAAACTTATAATACTAACATGAGCAATAAAGCCAGTAACAAAAAAAGTGTCAACAgtgtctctttctttctttcttttttttttttttttttaagtggacTAGTTGCAAACAAAATCTTTCATCCACGCAGACTTATGCCTTATGCGCGCAGGCCGAGATGTATCTGAACTGCGTGGGGACTTACTCAGGAGGACTTCCTGTGGCTGTAACGACGACTGGCTGGCCGCAGGTTCTGGCTGGTCACACTGGACTGGTTCCACTACTTGTTCTGGAAGCTCGGGCTGTTCTGCTCCCTTTGATGCTCCTATTTCTATGGTTGCAGGCTCAACAAACTTCTTCATGTGAGCTATATTGCGCATCTTACAGTTTCCCTCTGCGTCTTGTAACACAACAGCATTTCCATCCTTGTGAGCAACAACGTATGTGTCAGGCTCAAAATTGGGTGAGAGTTTACTATCGCGTGTCTGTTTCAACAATACTTTATCTCCCGATCTAATGTCACTGTATTTAGCTCCTCGTGTTCTGTCTGCGTACTCCTTTTGCCGGAGTTTCGAACGAGCATCTCTCTCCCTCAGCTGCTGTTGCCAATATCCCTCTGTGACTTGCTCACCGGAAAACTCAACTTCGGGAAGTTTGTCATGTAATTTCCTTCCCATTAACAGTTCTGCGGGTGATATGCCTGTTACAGTGTGTGGGGTAACTCGGTACTGGAACAAAAAGTCCTGGACTGCCTTCCGCCAGTCTCTCCCTTCAAGCTGGGCAATCCGTACAATCTTTAAGAGGGTTTCATTGCAACGCTCCACTTCTCCGTTGCTTTGTGGCCAGTAGGGTACGCCTTTCTTGTGCTGGATCCCCAAATATTCTAAGAACGCTTCAAACTGTTCCGATGCAAATGGTGGCCCATTATCACTACGCAGACATTCTGGTAGGCCATGTGTCCTGAAGATAGCTTCCATAGACTTAACCACATGGTGGGCGtctgtcttttttaaaagaatcgcCTCTATCCAACGGGAATAGTAGTCTACCACTACCAATAGGTGTTCACCACTTGATACATCGAGGAGGTCGATTGAGATTTCTTTCCAGGGTCCCTCAGGCAGCCTGGTTGATCTTACAGGCTCTGGTTTAGCTCTAGGCCCTACGAGCTGGCAGGGATGACAGGCACGCACTACCTCTTCTACTTGCTTGTCCATTCCCGGCCACCATACTTTCTCTCGCAACCTGGACTTAGTTCTGACCATGCCTTGATGGCCTTCGTGAGCTAGCACTATGGTCTGTTTCCATAGACTTTCAGGCATGACAATACGGCCACCTCTCAACACCACTTGCCCAATTACCCACAGTTCTTCTTGCACCGCTTTGTAAACGGTCCCTGACAAACGGCTCCAGTCACCCGTCATAATAGCTTGGCGCACTAGCTGCAAGGTTGTGTCGTCTGCTGAGGCAATCTCTACTTGCTTTGGCCTTAATGCAGCTGGCATGGCTTCGATTGCAACGCTGTAGGCAAAATCTTCTGTTTCGCTCGTC containing:
- the LOC138009016 gene encoding D(1B) dopamine receptor-like, which encodes MAGVESSCASVRAPVPLSFITASLSLLLALMTIPGNFLVCFAVFKDPHKSLKTPFTFFVVNLAVSDLIVGVITEPISVLIHFREGLSLDIGQFVWLIHMSYFISCTASVLNLAALTADRYTAISYPLRYRARFGTKRAIFITGSIWFVSCSLPFVYFKVGYLRYTFVFANTAVALTLIIFLFTYARVLRGMRAQVSEVETIRQSSQSEENRARLRAASREKNLTQALMMMLGIFLFCYTPSCVMIYIMNLCLSCDCITIHVLRDLQFIFVLLSSALNPFLYAWRLPNFRRAFKRILLPRSIQDESLP